The Apium graveolens cultivar Ventura chromosome 3, ASM990537v1, whole genome shotgun sequence sequence CTATATTTAAAATAGCAGTAACTGTTAATTGAATAAAAATAACTGAACTCCTAGGGGAGGGTGATGCATCATGCATGCAATTGCATGGATGGCCTGAAAAAGGAGAAAAAAAAACATGAGTGGAATCCGGAATAATAGGGGTATAATATCTATATAGCCTCTCAAATGTGCAATAgccagagagagagagaagaaacAAGAAAAAAAGAGAGAGGAAGTTTGTCTAGTTTCCGCCTTCTTGATGATCCCCGATCAACAATCTGAAAAAGCAAAAAATAAGACAGACGGGATCcattgctgctgctgctgctgctgctattATATCTTTTATAAATTTGAAGAAAGATGAGTTCCATGCACAGGGGTGGTGTAGGGAATAACAATAACATTGATATGGTAGCAGTGGCAATAGACAAGGACAGAGGGAGCCAACATGCGTTAAAATGGGCTGTTGATAATCTTCTTGGAAAAGGCAAAAATGTTACCCTCCTCCATGTCAAACAAAAGCCTCCCTCCACCTCAGGTCTCcttcacccccccccccccccccacccACCGTTACGAGTTATCTTTTTCTTAACAAAATGAATCATAGTTTATAGGTAAAAACCCGTTGGTTACACCGTCTCACAAATTGGCTTATGTCTCGCATTATTGTCTCACAAATCATAGACCTGATTCATTTTTACATGCTGCACCGCTGCAGTATATCCGATTTCTTTAATTTGTTTCATAAATCATAGGAGAATTTGTTAGTGAAATCTTTTTTGTATCTGCAAGGACATGGGACAAACAGGGTGTCTGGGGCTTATGTTTTATTTTATGGGTTTTAACCAAATATTGGGATAGTTGAAATTTTAAAAAGCTACAATATTCACTGTTAAATCATGGCATGCTTGGTAAATTCCTACATCACAAAGCAATCTTAGTAGACATTTACCTTGGCTGCAGGACCAAACCTTGATGCTGTAAAGAGTCCGGCTGACAAGGAGTTTTTTCTTCCATTCCGCTGCTTTTGCACACGTAAAGATGTTAGTAAAATCCCTCCATGACCAAATAAACTAGTATAATTTCTACATATATACATTTCTTAGCCTATTAACTTGttcatttaaaatatattaattaagaTGATGCTTGCAGATTAAAGTTAGTGAAATGCTTGTTGAGGATACGGATGTAGCAAAAGGCATTTGTGAATTTCTTAGTGCTAACTTAATTCAGAATCTGGTACTTGGTTCCCCGTCTAGGGGCCTCGTTAGGTACCTGTTCTTTTCCTTTTACCTCTTATCTGTCTCATATTCATTTTCCAATACCAGCTCTAAATGGGGACAAGGAGTATCCATAGGCAAAATTAACAATATGTATGATGCAGCACCGCAAACATGGCATATGCATGTATATGAGTACTAAAAAAAAGTTTCTCATGATTTCAGTAGCAAATTCAAGGCCCCGGATGTTGCCAGCAGTGTTTCCAGAGGGGCTCCAGAGTTCTGCAATGTTTACATCATCTCCAAAGGCAAAATTTCATCTCTGCGTTCTGCCACCTCTTCACCAGGTCCAAACTCTCGTATGCATATGCAACACTCCCAAAGCAACAATAATAATCCATCTTTCAATCATTTGGATGGACGATTCATGCCATCCAGCGCAAAAGGTCCAACATACCACCTTAGAAACGTGTAATATTATTATGCTCCTCCCTCCATCCTACAGAGAATATGAGCTCAAAATTTTTATATCAAACTATAATTATACATCAATCATTCtttttacaatatataattttttaattttaaggTTTGTATACCAACATGACTTATTTCAAAGTTTCAACAGCCAGACCTAAACTCAACCATTTTTCTTTTGGAAGAGGGGAGTGTATAAATAAATCTATAGCTACTTAATACAGTATAAATACTTTATCCCATGACCTTACCTTCACTCTATTAAATCATAAGTTCAACCACTAACAAAAAAAATCATGTGTACCTATTTTCAGCAACTGATCAAAGGTTTCCGTTCCCTCCTCGTCATTCCTCCGAAGATCTCGAGATCAAGTAAGTTGAGTAATTAACATTAATAGAGGTGTAGGGTAAGGTCCATATAGTTCAAATGGTGTGGTGATATGTAACAGGGTTTCTTTGCTGTTTTTCATTAATATGCATCTTTGATTGATTAATTCTGCTGTACCTGAGGAATCTCTTTTTGCAGGTCTCCTTTCACAAGAGGAAATATTTCAAATAAATCATATGGAGACCTCCCGGATTGTGATATATCATTCGTAAGCTCCGGAAGGTCAAGCACGGATCGCATGTCTGATGACTTTGGCTCTCGTCTCTCATGTGGCTCAGATACGGAAAACAGATTAAGCTTCGGCTCTGCATTTAACTCAAGTGAAGGACATAACTCTTCCAGCCTCACCTTCAACTCGCAAGAGTCTAGCTCATCTTCACATAACATGGTAGAGAATTTACACACTCTCCTAAAGATGTTAAATCCAGGAATCAGCAGTAGCACAGTATAAGTATTCAGTTCGATAATCCAATTTTGTTTTGTATTAGTAGATAAGTACAACAGCCATGAATAATTTCTCATATATTAAAGGGTTGACATCTTTAACATTAAATTAACGAGTATGTGGTTACTACAGCCATGAATCTAAAGTGGTGCTATATATATCATTAGAATAAAAAACTTTAAGGCAGCCGGCCTATTATTTTGAATTTCCTATCCATCGCTCTCCACCACTCATCTATTAGTTTTATACAGCTCTTGCATGGTACAAAACTCTGTGTTAGTAGCATGGACATAGAGAAAGCTAAGAAAAAATGACTCTCTAACAGAACTTGTATCGAATATCTTAGGATGACGTGGAAGCTGAAATGAGAAGGCTCAAGTTAGAGCTCAAGCAAACAATGGACATGTACAGCAGTGCCTGCAAAGAAGCACTCTCAGCAAAACAAAAGGTTCGTCGGAGTTCTATATAAGCTACATAATGTCTGTTAGAATAATTATATACACGTAAAAACTTACAAACTGAGCTTTCAAATTGCTCGGATGATAGACAATATCCTTATGACACATGTTTATGTCCTCAAACTTTGGGTAGATCCCTTTGGCTTTAGGTCAGGGAATAAATCAGTCCCTAGCTAGCTTGATAGATGAAGATCAGGGattgattgtaacatcgtaaATGTTTTGGTGTTATGTATTGCAGGCAATGGAACTTCATCGTTGGAAGATGGAGGAAGAGGCACGACTGGAAGAAGCAAGATTAGCTGAGGAAGCAGCATTAGCTATTGCAGAGCAAGAGAAAGCAAAGTGCAAGGCAGCTATTGAAGCCGCTGAAGCAGCTCAAAGGATCGCAAAAATGGAAGCACAGAAAAGAATCAGCGCAGAAATGAAGGCACTGAAAGAAGCTGAGGAGAAAAAGAAGTATATGAGCACGCTTGCACATAATGATACTAGGTACCGCAAATACTCGATAGAAGAAATTGAATCAGCAACTGAATTCTTTAATCAGTCCCGAAAAATTGGTGAAGGAGGTTATGGTCCAGTGTACAAGTGTTACCTAGATCACACGCCAGTTGCAGTAAAAGTTCTTCGTCCAGATGCAGCTCAAGGAAGATCGCAATTTCAGCAAGAGGTTAAATTTAGTGATTTTATGCATTAGAAGGTCACCGTTACGTATAGGAGAGCTAATTCAATTCCGACTAAGAAGTAataattatctttaaaattattggCTAACTATGAAAGTAATCAAGAAGGATGTGTGCTAATCTTGTCCATATTAACAATGATGTCCGCCAGTACTCAATACTTATGAACGTACGTCAATGATGCAGGTGGAAGTTCTTAGCTGCATACGACATCCCAACATGGTACTACTCCTTGGAGCCTGTCCAGAGTATGGTTGCCTAGTGTACGAGTACATGGCAAATGGGAGCTTGGAAGATCGTCTCTTTAGACAGGGAAACACTCCGGTGCTTTCCTGGCAACAAAGATTCAGGATAGCTGCAGAGATTGGTACAGGCCTCCTCTTCCTGCATCAGAGCAAACCAGAACCATTAGTGCACCGAGATCTCAAACCAGGGAACATACTTTTGGACCGCAACTATGTGAGCAAAATTAGTGATGTCGGCTTAGCAAGGCTAGTTCCACCATCAGTAGCGGACACAGTAACACAGTACAGGATGACATCTACAGCAGGAACATTCTGCTACATAGACCCTGAGTATCAGCAAACAGGTATGCTGGGTATAAAGTCAGATATATACTCGTTAGGAATAATGCTGCTTCAGATCATCACTGCAAGACCACCTATGGGTTTGACACATCATATTGAGAGGGCGCTGGAAAGGGGAACTATAGGTGAGATACTTGATCCTGAGGTGACTGACTGGCCGATTGAAGAGGCAGAGAGGTTCGCAAGGATGTCTCTGAGGTGTGCAGAACTAAGGCGGAAGGACAGACCAGATCTGGGTAATGATGTGTTGCCTGAGCTGGAGAGGTTAAGACAATTTGCAGAGGAATCCTTGCCAAATCATGACATGATATATAATATGGGCATGGGGGGTGGTCGCAGCAGCAGCAACAGTAGCATTAGCAACAGTTCAACGAGTAATCCCACCCAAGATCGTATCAGTACCGAGTAATTTAAGTAACTACTTGTAGTTGTTAATTTTGGTATCTATGTGCAGCTCGCACCTGCAACTGCAAATGACTACACGCAATACATGAGTTAGCAAGTGTAATCGTTCTTTTATATTAATTTCCCCCCCAAAAAGGCTGTCTCTTTGTGTTTCTTGTATACCTATTTTCCAGTTGTCATGGCAATTCTAGTCAGTTATAAAATTGGTTCTGGGCGACCATCATCAGCAAATATAATCGAGTTTTTCGATTAAGACACGTTTTAATACTAAAATAAAATCTCTATAGCAATGTATTATCAGAAAAAACATACTATGCTATATTTCTAGCAAGTACTGAACATTACCATAGGCAAAAATGATTAATGATGTCTCTCACTACCAAGCAAGGCCATCCAGATTGGTAGAAAGCAGCTTACTCTCGCGAGTGTGCTCGTTGGGATGCTCGGTTAACTCTAGAGTGTGCTCTGAtaactctgttcttgtattcaacggttgtcctcgttggagaattttggagtcatcctgcactttatAACCAAGATCTTGGGATTACATGTCCTGCTATCTgatgggttatcctcattcgggggacagggacgcgtccgacatttggggtgaaccgtggctatacctacgactgtaaatcaagggagatatCTGTAGCGGAATGTTATCCTTACGCAGGGATATGCACTCttcgtgaagtcctacgattacggacgaaCCTTGGACCTTcgtggttgggcctcatagttggaccTTCGGATGACCCTCTCAGTAAAttgcattttctttggttttctcccaacatatttttaatgaattttggtttctggcttaacagaaggtaggtttgagattttctatagagatgtttggtttgaggtgattggtatttttgGTAAAGTGTTGGCATTTTGTTTGTACAAGAATTTGGGCTTTGAGGTAAGAAGTGTTTtagtgtttgagtttgttggcttagaaggttgagcttggttgatttggattggtagGGATTGCTTTTGTGGTTCTGAGGtttcttccttcttctttcttcttctctcttcttctctcttCTTATCATCTTGCTTTTTCTTATCCTACCTCTTCTCTTTGCTACCAGTTGCTCTAGaagtttgacttggatttgagccaaaaggtggttgatcatcttgcttctgctcatcatcatcctaTTAGTTGTATTGTAGGTTTGGCAATATGGTATCGGAATTTAGAAGGTATTTGTCAAGAATTCtgatcatctcttcatcttcagtTTTCTTGTTCTTTTTGCATTTCAGATCAGATTGAAGAGTCATTTTCCGCCTCATGTTTCCTCTTACACAATTCTTAGGAACAGTGAAGAGTTTGCATTTCTTAAACTgaggacagatgtaggccaccccttgcttggatagagataggcttcaggaaaagcatcTATCTGAGCCTTTTTGAGTTCATGTAGGAATTGGGTATCCTCTGTAATTATTGTATGTACTTTATCAATCACTACATCCAGCTCATATGCTCTCAATTTTTGAATATTAGAGAGAGACACATGTAGACATCTGTCCTGTCCACAATCATTCACATTTGCTACAATCCTCTTCTCCCGGAAGTTATCAACTTTAAAAATTACCACTCTAACAAAGTTGATATTGTTGTccaatgctcttttgtatgtGATGTAGTTGTTTTGGAGAGACACCTTTAAAACTGACAGAAGTTcattgaattcttgatcttgacagggtccttctgcagcttttaaAAATCTGTCATTTCCAACATCTTTAGATAATTGAGATTTTGAAGAGCTTTGATCAGTTTAAGTAGTTGATAGCAATTTTCCAGTCTCCTTTGATTTACCAGCattcttggattgttgaatcctaaaTCTATCTACaccttagtcttgttgacatgcATGAATAGGGGAGTTGGTATTTCTGGCCTCACAGTCACAGGAAGTGTAGGAAATGGAATGTTAAGTTTtgccatgatggctcccaaagctacaaaattttgcatttgtaaatgcttgtgggagtccaccaaggtttGTATATATgcctgttgactctgcaccagaGTAGTGACAACTTGCACTTGAGCTGTGAGTGACTCATTTGAAGACTGCAGAGTTAAAACCTGTTGTTAAAGAGCTTGTAGTTGGAGATTTGATGAAGTGGAGATTGGTTGTTGAGAGTTTGAGGGAAGAGAGGTAACAAAGGTGTCTTGCACAGCTTGCTTGATGCCTTCCATGGGAAATGTAGAAGGCTCATACCTACTTTGATGAAGCTGGTTTAATTTGAGTTTTGTAGCATTTGAATTGACAATATGTTATTGAACCACCTTATGTAAAGCTATAAAAGATTGTCTGAtatttttgacatctttttccacataagtcagatcaaatcttgccatttggtcagcaaaatgttgaaattttgaagtaatcttgacttgagaaggaataatctcatccatcttctctcttACCAGTTTCATgatcttgtcttcatgaccaatcaattttagttctagagctttaccaaataggtaAAAAGCTTTGATTTGAACTTTGTAAActtcattgattgcatcataGACATCTTGTGAAGTCAggaccttggcattgcttcccagtATTGTTACATATTCATCTCTTAACCTAGCAAAGACCTGATCACTAGTACAAAAAAAAAGTACTTTCTGCAACGTACTTTTAGCGTCGGTTCTTTAAAGAACCGACGCCTAAAGGTACTTCTCGCGTCAGTTGCAAGATTAAACGACGCAAATAGGTATATGTGCACGGCATTTGGTGTCGGTTATTAATTTAACCGACGCTAAAAGTGTTAATAACGTCGCTTCTGTAGGTAACCGTCGCTTAAAAGTATTTATGGCGTCGCCGTTTACAACCGACGCTAAAAAGTATGCTTTGTGCTACGGGTTTCTAGTTGGCCGACGCTATAAATTTCTGCTTTATGCTACGGGCTTAATTTAACCGACGCTAAAAGTATTAGAGTAAAAAATTAATTGGACCAGGGATGTCACGACACTGAAGGTGttcttttaatttttatatttttgtataattattttttaatcaCATATTTATCTATTTATCATATGTAtctcataattttttttaatttgagtTATGATAAGATTGATTAGTGTTTTCATCATTTTGGAAGACGATTTCAACAGAGTGGCGGACGTGGGATTACTCTAAAAGTTCATCGAGCTTTGACACCTATCAGCGCTCTCTTGTGACTTGGGATTACTCAAGAAGAATTGCTTTAGCCATTCTCGCTTGGTAAGGATCGACTTGCAATTTGCAGCCTCTTCTTTTCCAGAATAAATTCAAGACTGATCACCTTGATTCAAATGGTTTAAGTTGTTGGATACAATGAAATTTGTTGATCATTGATGCTGGGCTT is a genomic window containing:
- the LOC141711043 gene encoding U-box domain-containing protein 35-like isoform X2 gives rise to the protein MSSMHRGGVGNNNNIDMVAVAIDKDRGSQHALKWAVDNLLGKGKNVTLLHVKQKPPSTSGPNLDAVKSPADKEFFLPFRCFCTRKDIKVSEMLVEDTDVAKGICEFLSANLIQNLVLGSPSRGLVSSKFKAPDVASSVSRGAPEFCNVYIISKGKISSLRSATSSPATDQRFPFPPRHSSEDLEIKSPFTRGNISNKSYGDLPDCDISFVSSGRSSTDRMSDDFGSRLSCGSDTENRLSFGSAFNSSEGHNSSSLTFNSQESSSSSHNMDDVEAEMRRLKLELKQTMDMYSSACKEALSAKQKAMELHRWKMEEEARLEEARLAEEAALAIAEQEKAKCKAAIEAAEAAQRIAKMEAQKRISAEMKALKEAEEKKKYMSTLAHNDTRYRKYSIEEIESATEFFNQSRKIGEGGYGPVYKCYLDHTPVAVKVLRPDAAQGRSQFQQEVEVLSCIRHPNMVLLLGACPEYGCLVYEYMANGSLEDRLFRQGNTPVLSWQQRFRIAAEIGTGLLFLHQSKPEPLVHRDLKPGNILLDRNYVSKISDVGLARLVPPSVADTVTQYRMTSTAGTFCYIDPEYQQTGMLGIKSDIYSLGIMLLQIITARPPMGLTHHIERALERGTIGEILDPEVTDWPIEEAERFARMSLRCAELRRKDRPDLGNDVLPELERLRQFAEESLPNHDMIYNMGMGGGRSSSNSSISNSSTSNPTQDRISTE
- the LOC141711043 gene encoding U-box domain-containing protein 52-like isoform X1: MSSMHRGGVGNNNNIDMVAVAIDKDRGSQHALKWAVDNLLGKGKNVTLLHVKQKPPSTSGPNLDAVKSPADKEFFLPFRCFCTRKDIKVSEMLVEDTDVAKGICEFLSANLIQNLVLGSPSRGLVSSKFKAPDVASSVSRGAPEFCNVYIISKGKISSLRSATSSPGPNSRMHMQHSQSNNNNPSFNHLDGRFMPSSAKATDQRFPFPPRHSSEDLEIKSPFTRGNISNKSYGDLPDCDISFVSSGRSSTDRMSDDFGSRLSCGSDTENRLSFGSAFNSSEGHNSSSLTFNSQESSSSSHNMDDVEAEMRRLKLELKQTMDMYSSACKEALSAKQKAMELHRWKMEEEARLEEARLAEEAALAIAEQEKAKCKAAIEAAEAAQRIAKMEAQKRISAEMKALKEAEEKKKYMSTLAHNDTRYRKYSIEEIESATEFFNQSRKIGEGGYGPVYKCYLDHTPVAVKVLRPDAAQGRSQFQQEVEVLSCIRHPNMVLLLGACPEYGCLVYEYMANGSLEDRLFRQGNTPVLSWQQRFRIAAEIGTGLLFLHQSKPEPLVHRDLKPGNILLDRNYVSKISDVGLARLVPPSVADTVTQYRMTSTAGTFCYIDPEYQQTGMLGIKSDIYSLGIMLLQIITARPPMGLTHHIERALERGTIGEILDPEVTDWPIEEAERFARMSLRCAELRRKDRPDLGNDVLPELERLRQFAEESLPNHDMIYNMGMGGGRSSSNSSISNSSTSNPTQDRISTE